The genomic segment tcttgtttaagattgatatgtaatataccaTATAAgattattgttttcacttttccataatttatatagtaatagaaatattcttgtctatctcctgttgttggagcgatttgaaatgtgaattagtaacttgaaattagttacttggaatgtttttcttatatattcattttgtaggaactaactaatTGTTAACTTTACATCATTTAGATGTTAggtagaggtgacaaaggtaagaaaaaaattggtcctacaaaaacaaaaaaacaaaacacaaccTCTGCCATATAGATGACTgataggtattcatatatctgagggtcgattGGCTGACACgccagcacgaccctcatattctaggtcatcGCAGCATTCAGTTCCTTCTCTTACGCATGTGGGACCAGTTCATGGGTATACACCGACTCATTCTACTCCCATAACCGTGCCACCGCCATCACAGTACTATCGGACGACCGCTGACACATTCGGACATCGACCATCATCTGCAGTACCCTCCTATAGCAGTCACCCACATTCTCACAGTGATTCTGCTTGATCTATTGGGTTGACGGATCTTtatcttggaggcactccatccgGTGCTTCAGATCTGtccacgccagtgcatccaccattaCTTTTTCCATAGCCCGGTGATAGAGATGATTATCGGAGGCGTTATCTTATTCCATATGGAATGGGATAAGATTCTAattataataacattatttatttttcatttactatattattatgctctatgaaattactgtttaatcttgtgttgttagtTTAACccggatgctggagttggaaaaattgcGTCTAAATGAATTTGTCGGCACTTaacggctactggaccagttgGCAAAAGATTTCAGAAAAAGACGGAGAAcaaatgtttaaagaatttcatgtaaGAATTTAatttatcgactacttaacacattgttagaacagaagattgaatattatatttttgtttttactgTAGAAATATTACTGGTGGGATGACGCGAATGAATGTGCTATAAGGAGGAATTTATATAGAAGAGCTAGATCGAGATTTAATGGTCTATTGGATTATGTCAGAACCAACAAGGTACGACCAGGGTTTATACTCGAACCCATATGAAAACAGTATTTTTGCTATTGGAATAGCAAATAATATCAATTGTTgagtgacaaaggaaagaaagcccgggaatcatccaagggtggctctctacatactgcgggtgcaaTTAATATGATtgttgtggaggaaaaaatggtatgtaacttttacagttgtaattgtttgtttctatttaaatttaattttttcatatgtaggaaaaacaAAAGGGTAGGAACGTAACAAACGATGAGCTATTCGATGAGACGCAtgtgaagaaggaaaaaaatccAACTGATAAAGATGTCTGAGTTGAGCCTCGTGCAAAAGttgcccatgtaagaatcaaattttgaatttatgaatctttttctcaaagttgatattattcaagtacaagtactttaatatttttttactattaattttaactttactttgaatataggataaatatatgGAGCTCGTtagtgagtatcgtagtactcagTCTCCTGAAactcagggtgacccaatacctgAACATGTAGAGGAAGAGTTATGGCAAGAAACTGTGTGTCCTGCAGTTAGAGGTCATTACTACGGAACAAAATTATTTTGGCGAGAATGTTAGGTCTTTGTCCTGCCCTACATCTTATACCTCATTAATTGATAGAGAAACCGTTGAATCACTAAAAAATACGATTTTTAAACTCACTGGAGAGCATGTAGCATAGAGAGAGAGGGtgcagaagaaggaggaggaaacaacatcacaaatcaggatgctgcagGAGGAGTTTACCTCTTTCATTCAATCTACAGGGATTCTTCCtccatgtcctggtgatgcagttcgggttgcaaaaggtctaggcctACTGGATGACATCAGCACAGATAAAGAATCAGATCCTGCATGTGCGACTGAGGATGCGAAAGACGAAGACGATGATGATGAGTGgtagttttttgacttttgtatgtgttgtagtttGGATTTAGATATGatttgtagtttttacactttcgTATGTTTTTTGACTTGTATTGTATGTTAGTTGTGTGAgaatacacttggtatgttgttgttgtatgtatgttggttgtttcatttgtttggctggttgttttttattttttcatgtggtcgattttctgaatttcttttacaaaaaaccgaccacttgtggttgtttttttttttaattttttatttttaaaatctttttttttcttttataaaaaaataataatgaattttaaaaatatatttttttttcaaaaaaaccgATAACTCATGGTCAGTTTTAAAAAAACTATCAGGCTTTTACTGATCACGCATTTTGGTCAGTTTTGTGGTCGGAAATGCAGGAGCTCCTATAGCATTCCACATCATGTATTTTTTCTGTAACGTTTCTCTGTAAGATTGTGATATGCATAAAGTTTAGAATTTACATGTGGTATTATAGCCTGGAACATGAATCAATAGTATTCTTAAGAGAATATTATGTATGTTGTTGTGCTTGTGTTTGTTTGCAAAATTAGATATTCTCCAACTAACCTGATTATTACTGTAAAAATGCAGATTTGAAGATTTGTTCTGAGTTTAAAAATAATGATACTTAGTTGGTAATATTTGACACgtaaattacatattttatgtTGAGCCATGTGATATGtatgatataataataatttcagtTTGTAGATTGGTCCTATTATGAAGCTTCAATGCAGTTATGCAGATACTTGACAGCTTGTTAATTAAGTTTAGGCCTAACTAGAATGTTTCAAATATTCACATGCATAAAATtttaggatatttatttttgtgtgcaTTTATGTTCATATAGTTTGTTAGTCATTAAAGCGACCAAACTAGGCATGTTAAGAAAAATATTGCATACATAAAAATTGTCGTTTATCCATGAAACTAATGTGGTGTGTACACAACCTTACGAtcttgtgaaggtagagaggttgtttccagaAAAGCATTGGCACAGTAAAGTGCGCGAAGCAAATCAGGTAGCAAAATATGTCATGCTGCAAACAATGATGAAGAGAAAGTAGCAACGCCAAAAAAATACAATAAGTGAAGCAAATGAAACATTAGATTATAATGAAATTGATAAAATAGTAAGAGAGTGAtaataacaatactaaaaatgGAACTAGACAATGCTCTACCCTAGTCCTCGATGGACATATCTTCCTATCCAGGACCAATGTCCTCGGTAAACCGTAAGTAAGTCATGTTCTGTCTACTCCTCTCCCCAAGGCTATTGATGCCTCTCCTTACATCCACTATAGCCAACCTCTAACTCATCCTCACTAGAGCATCTGTGCATCTTCTGTTCACATGTCCATACCATATCAGCCTTGCCTCCCTTATCCCGTTCTAGATGGCTTCGTTCCTGATCCCATCACTCTTACTTGCCCACATATCCAAGAGTAGCGAACTTAATCATTCATGAAGTGCTTCTAACATAATCATGAAAATTACTTGCTCAAAGTACAATTTATTGATGGTTACACGAGCATACAtagttttacatatatatatagtcgTGGAAACCCTATATGATACAATATCTATTATTTCCACAACCACTTACCTATTATATTTGCACCAATAATTGCCTGAACTATTTAGTCTAAAGTCTAAAATGCAACAGTGTGTAAGTGCCATTTAGCCCTTTGTTATTGAAATAAGTTGTGAACTCCTTAATCGTCGTTTCCCTGTACTTTGGAGGATTGTGTTCTGATACCAGGTCCTTGATCGGTCCATATCGCCTTTGTCTTGACACAAAATTTGTCATAAAGAAGCATGCTAACGATACCCTTGGACCAACCTTATTTGCCAATACTCTATGATCAACACTTTTGAACTTGTCATTTGAAATAAGCTGAAAATGATGGAGTCAAAAATTTCATAAGTGAcaagacatatatatataatatatatgctaAATGAAACATTACTCGCCTGTAAAATATCTCAATATTGACCACAAGAGCTCTGGGAGTAGGGGGGACATCTACCCAATGGTTCTGATGTAGTACTTGGAGGCCGCCTATATTGTCTTGCAGAGGCGAATCCAGGATTTAAACTTGACGGGTGCACctctatatttaaatatagtaattaatAGTATCAAAGTTCGACATACAGTTCTTTGAAAACTtgttaattatagtattttataagcaaaattttaatattattgaatatcattaattAGATTTAATATGACAAAAGTGTGTTATTCACCGTATTTAAATTCTACgcattttcagattttgaacaataatagaaagttttgaaaaatatgaaattcgagAGATTTGTTTGTCAGATGGTTGCAACGGGTAATGTTCgatttaagcctatctcgaactttaaattgctaattttttaaataaaaaataactcaatgatcaaaagattaaagaaaataaatattataatgtaTAATTTAGGGAGAATATCTACCATTTAAAGTTGAAGAGAAgcttatattttgaaataaagttaaaaatagggcaataatatccacaatacataaaagaaaaaagaaaaggtgtAAAATAAATGACTActaagtagaattttttttttaatcaaaagataaatatatacatttgCACAATAATGCTGCAGACAGTGtaatttggaaaatggaaaaagGAACAAATAAGGAAACGTTGTTGTTGGGTTCGAACCTGAGCAATAAAGTAAAAAGAGCAACTTTCAAGTGGCAAGCCCAACTATCTCACCAGCCAATTCAGTTGTTTTAGTGGGTGCACGacatatatttaacataacaccctgatatatatatagatatacgaactatatatatagagtttttCTCGAGTCTAACGGGTGCACGTACACCCCCTACACTCAATGTAGGTCCGCCTCTGTTGTCTTGGAGAAGCACGATGAGGAAGTCATTTTCAGCATTCTTATGGGTTCCTAGAGTAAGTTCGGGTTGTGGGCATACTGGATAATAATGGCCTAACGCCATAAGCCCCTCGGAACAACCCATATCCTTGAGGTGGTTTGGTTCAAGACCAATAGCCTCAGATAGTAGTTCAAATAGAGTGTCTCCTAATTTCATCACTTAGTTTGTGTACTCAAGGAGAATATCCCTGTCATAGATGCACAATTagcaaataaaaacataatacaatattCAAACCTCTCTATAACAATATCGTTTGTCTGAATATTTGTCGGATGCTACAAAAAATGTTAATCTATTCCAAATAAAAGTTTCAGCGTAATAGCGAAATTTTATTATAGAGGATATAATACCTGCAGACAGAAGGGAGTACATCGGAATTTGGAGGAATAGGAGCTATGGTAGCAGTAAAAGTGTCCCTCCAGTTTGTTACTGGTGCTTTAAACAGATCAAAATTAATTGCTGTTATATGTAAACTCTTGACAAGTCCCGCGTATACCACTGTTTCTTCACCTCAGTGTCTTGCTCAAAGAACCTGATAACCCCGTCTTTCATTTCCTCCAGAACACGACCAGCAATCCCATGATTGATCACTTGAAAGAAACCCCATGTCTCGGATGCATGACCGATTTCCTGGACTATTTTCTTTCACTTGATCGGATCTTCCTTGCTGATGCCATCAAGATCAACTATTGGAAAACTGAATTTCTCGTTGCTGTCAATTGTTGAATCTTCAATCTTTGATGGTTGCACAAAAATTCTTGGTACTTTGGTGATAGTTGCATCCATTAGTCCCTTAACACCGGCTTTCGTCTCATCAAAGGGTTGTAGTTCAGCCTTCCTGTCATACTTTTCTGCATTTGTGTTGATCACCTCCATTTTTCTATTCCTTTGGATAACTCAGTATTTGTTACTGGATTTTAGCTTTTGCCAAAAAGTGTTTGATACCTTGTAAAAGTTGAGATAtatataaatcaacaaataatgtAGCTAAAATTGAAATGTTTAACAAAgtcaagataattttttttgtttagtttcaAGACAAATTTGTCATTGTCAAAATATCATTATCATATTTTGCATCAGCTGAAAAATAGGACCACTTCAAAGTTCCTCTCTACAAAGCTATAGAGAAAAAAGAAACACATCATCAGTATGACTAGTACTAATCTAGTCTTTTATCAACCATGAATATCTTCAAAATCTATAAACTTTGATCTGTCATGTCtttgaatttcattttttcttcctACTAAACATggtattagttttttttttaaaatcaaaaatcacaTGGGTCGTattttattcaataataaaaGGTCTTATGTAGACATAGTAGGCTGGCCAAAAGTACACAGCCCACCAAGAACATCAAAATAGGAGATatcaacaaaaacacaaaataagaaaaaaaaaatcaaaaataaggaAAGTAATATCTGAAGATGAATCTAGAAGAAAGCAGATCATCTTCTCTATGTTAATTCAATCTTCTTCCTCTACCAAATTGGTGTTGAAGCTTGTCATGGTCTCGATTAAGATATGACAGAAttaataaacaaaattaaaattgcaAGTGTTTTTGGGACAATTTTCTGATTTTACTAAAACGGAAGAACATGAACATCAATTATAAGATAAAGAAATGCTAAACTTAAACTAAGTTATCTAGTTGACATGGACTTCCATGGTAGCTGAGAAATCTGCAGAAAGAAGGAGAAGGATCAGAGAatgagaagagaagaagaagaagaagaagaagaagaggagagaAGAGAAATGAGAAAGGAGTGAAGAATACCAGATTTTTCATTAGCTGCTTTCTCTCTTCTCTGTGGCTTTTAACAACCTCCTGCTGACGTGTCATGATCACAGCCCTTGAGCCTCATTCATTAATATTCCATTTCAGTCGTTGATTCCAAATTTTGGTTATTCACTTTATCCGCGCCCTGGCTTCGAACCTCAGCTCCCAcattctttatttgatttattctaCTATTAGTCTATACTAATTAGGTCATAACATATCCCTCTCCATCACAACATCCTTGACCTCAAGGATGAGAATCAAACCTAGGGAACTTAGCTTGGAGGAATGCATAGTCTTCCCAAGTCGCATCCTCTGGTGGTAGATTGGACCATTATACCAAAACTTTAACTCCAGCTATATTGTCCTTCTTAATCAACTATATTTGTAAGATAGCTACTGGTCAGACCAAGAATTGACCATCATCACCAATACAGGGCAGAGTAGATTGAACTACCACATGATTACCTACCTTCTTTTTGAGTAGTGaaacatagaacactggatgtACCTTAGAATCAGGAGGAAGTGACAATCGATAAGCTACTGGACCAACTCTAGCAAGAATTTTGTATGGACCATAGTACTTTGATGAGAGCTTTAAATTCTTCCTTAATACAATAGAAAATTGCCTGTAAGGTTGTAGTTTAAGATAGACCATGTTATCCACCTGGAATTCCTTGTCAGACCTTCTTTTATCAGCATAGAACTTCATCCTCTCTTGAGCTTTACTCAGGTTATCCTTCAAAATCTGGTGCAGTTGTTGTCTGTTCATAATAGCATCTTCAACAGTTGGTACATTTGTCTCCAACAATGGTCCAAGTGTCAAATGGGGAAGAGAGTATCCATAAAAAGCTTCAAAAGGAGTACACTATAAACTTTAGTGAAAATTAGTATTGTACCACCACTCAGCAGCAGTAAGCCATTGCTCCCACTGGTTAGGTCTGCAAGACACCATACATCTAAGATAATTCTCTAAGCACTTGTTCACTCTCTCAGTTTGAACATCACTCTGAGGATGATAAGCAGTGCTATAGTGTAGTTGAGTGCCCAACAACTTGAACAATGTTTGCCAAAAATTGCTCAAAAAGACCCTATCTCTATCAGTGACAATAGAATTCTGGAGTACCATGTAGGCAATAAATCCTATTccaaaaaatttcagcaattgtCACAGCAGTATAAGGGTGGGTAAAAGCAATAAAATGTGCATACTTGGTCATTCAATCAACTACCACAAGGATCACTTCTTTACCCTTAGATTTTGGAAGCACCTCAATAAAATCCATGCTTATGTGACTCCAAGCTTGGTTAGGTATAGGCAATGGTTGCAATAGACCAGGATAGGCAACATTATCATCCTTGCTCCTATGGCAAACATCACAGCCTGATGCATAGTCAATTCCAATTTGCTTCATGTTTGGCTAATAAAATACTTGTGACAGTCTTTTGAGTGTACCTAATTGATCGGAGTGACCACCAATAGGTGAATTATGGAATGTCGTCATTAAGTGATTCCAAAGTTCTCCAACAAATCCAATGtaaatcttttctttcttcctaAGAATTCCAGAAGAATAATGGCAAATACTAGGGCCCTGCTGAGTTACTGTGGCCTGAGCAAACAACTCTTGCACCTGTGTATCTCCTTCATCATTGTTAGTCACCCTTGCATCCATAACGGAGGTGGATTTCTCATAACAACCAAACTTTTGAATGCACCCTTGTTCCTTTTATGAACAGCTTCTATGGCCCTCTCCTGCATCCTAGCCTTTTTAATAGCCACCTTATGAGTATTAGGCTTGAACATCTTCACAGCAAACCTGATTTCTTCCTTAAGATCCCCTACAAAACTTGATAGGAAATGAGCATTGTTAAGTTGTGGATTCCTCACTAACATCTATGCCTTAAGATCTTCAAACTTCCCCAGGAATTCATCCACAGTTCCAGTCTGCTGAAGCCTATTAAACTCTTTTACTATGTCATCCCTCATATCATCATCGAACCTACTGATCAGTTCTTCTTTAAATTTGGTCTAGTTCACCCCACCTCTACTTAACACTATTAAACAATACCATATTTCAGCTATCCCATTCAAGTACATTGCAACAACTTCTACCTTTtaattttcctgagttctgtataAGTTGAAATATCTTTCGTATTTATGGATCCATACCTTAGGGTCATACCTTCAAAAGTGGGTAATTCCCATTTTAGAGGAGGAATTGGGATCGCCTGTAATCTGTTTTATCTAATGTCCTGAGCTAGAATTGGAAGTAAACCTCCACCAATTTGCTTCTCCGCTTGAGCTCTATTAGGTATCTTTTCCAATGCTGTGAGTCAATCTATGATTAGCTTTAAAGTACCTTGAATCCCCATCTGAGTTTCACAAAATCCTTGTTGATTGCTCAACACTTCATTTAGCACTTCATCATGCCTTTCTATCTTCTCATCTACCAACTTAAATCGAGTGTCCTCTACCATCACTACCACACAGGTCACACGAACCTGGATCGGATACAATATGTCATGGTCTCAATTAAGATATGATACaattaataaacaaaaattaaaattgcaaGTGTTTTTGGgacaattttttagttttattaaatCGGAAGAAAACGAACGTCAATTACAAGATAAAGAAATGTTGAACTTAAACTAAGTTATCTAGTTGATATGGACTTCCATGGTAGCTGAGAAATCTACAGAAAGAATGAGAAAGATTAGAGAAcgagaaaagaataagaaaaagataagAGAAGAGAAATGATAAAGGAGTGAAGAATACCATATTTTTTGTTAGCTATTTTCTCTCTCCTCTGTGGATTTTAACAACCTCCTGCCGACGTGTCATAATCACGGCCCTTGAGCCTCATTCATTAACATTCCATTTCAGTCATTGATTCAaaattttggttatttactttatccGCACCCTGGCTTCGAACCTCAGCTCCCAcattctttatttgatttattatacTATTAGTTATACTAATCAGGTCATAACAAAGCTTGATAAACTAACTTTGAGAGAAGTGATGATCGAGAAAGCGCTACCCTGTTTTCAGCTTTGGGTTTAACTTCAAACCAATTAGATTGGCCAGCCTCAAACTCCTCTCCTGTTCTGAGATGCACCATATGATTGAACATAAGGTGGCACGAAAAGTGAAGATCAACTACGTGTAAGTACTCTCCCAGCTTGATATATCTTGCTCTTCTAACTAATACCTCCCATTTAGACAACATCTCGATCTATACATGTTCTTGCTCTCCCTTCTCATAGATTTAATGTGGATCCAAACGCTTGTAAGATCTACATCTCTGAAGCTTAAAGCTAGCTGATAATCCATCGATTTGACCTCAGGTTAGTGAAATCAGTTCCTTTTCTTAGATCTAAAATTTAATGGGTTGAACCCCAAAACTAGGATTAATACCACTACCAAACATTAAATCTTTAAAGAATTACTAATTTTGGATGTATTTTGTGAGGTTGAATATGTGCAAAAGCTTTTTGACTGTTCAATGACTGCAACTGTTCATCTGTGCAATGGAATTGTGAATTTGTATAACCTTTTGAGTAAACTTTTAAACCGACAATAATTCTAAGCTCTCTTCTTCGCTGGATTGAACCCTCaaagtaaaatatcaaaattattttatcatggaTAGAACATTGAttgtgaaataataaaaaaaaaaactattgtaGATGAGAATAAGCTACTATAATCTATGAGTCCTGGTTTTATAccatatgtaacaccccaagctCTCACCGAATGCATGATATNNNNNNNNNNNNNNNNNNNNNNNNNNNNNNNNNNNNNNNNNNNNNNNNNNNNNNNNNNNNNNNNNNNNNNNNNNNNNNNNNNNNNNNNNNNNNNNNNNNNNNNNNNNNNNNNNNNNNNNNNNNNNNNNNNNNNNNNNNNNNNNNNNNNNNNNNNNNNNNNNNNNNNNNNNNNNNNNNNNNNNNNNNNNNNNNNNNNNNNNNNNNNNNNNNNNNNNNNNNNNNNNNNNNNNNNNNNNNNNNNNNNNNNNNNNNNNNNNNNNNNNNNNNNNNNNNNNNNNNNNNNNNNNNNNNNNNNNNNNNNNNNNNNNNNNNNNNNNNNNNNNNNNNNNNNNNNNNNNNNNNNNNNNNNNNNNNNNNNNNNNNNNNNNNNNNNNNNNNNNNNNNNNNNNNNNNNNNNNNNNNNNNNNNNNNNNNNNNNNNNNNNNNNNNNNNNNNNNNNNNNNNNNNNN from the Capsicum annuum cultivar UCD-10X-F1 chromosome 9, UCD10Xv1.1, whole genome shotgun sequence genome contains:
- the LOC107841589 gene encoding 1-aminocyclopropane-1-carboxylate oxidase homolog 3-like — its product is MKLGDTLFELLSEAIGLEPNHLKDMGCSEGLMALGHYYPVCPQPELTLGTHKNAENDFLIVLLQDNRGGPTLSVGGVRAPLISNDKFKSVDHRVLANKVGPRVSLACFFMTNFVSRQRRYGPIKDLVSEHNPPKYRETTIKEFTTYFNNKGLNGTYTLLHFRL